Proteins encoded in a region of the Dorea longicatena genome:
- the hpt gene encoding hypoxanthine phosphoribosyltransferase yields MAERVKVLVPEEDVAKRIKELGEQISKDYAGKQVHLICVLKGGVFFMCELAKRITVPVSMDFMSVSSYGDGTKSSGVVKIAKDLDETLEGKNVLIVEDIIDSGRTLYYLMDILSKRNPKSMKLCTLLDKPERRVKDVKVDYVGFNIPDEFVVGYGLDYAQRYRNLPFIGVVEGVE; encoded by the coding sequence ATGGCAGAGAGAGTAAAAGTATTAGTTCCTGAAGAGGATGTTGCAAAGAGAATCAAAGAGCTTGGCGAACAGATCAGCAAAGATTATGCCGGAAAGCAGGTACATCTGATCTGTGTATTGAAGGGTGGCGTATTCTTCATGTGCGAACTGGCGAAGAGAATCACCGTTCCGGTATCAATGGACTTTATGAGTGTCAGCAGCTACGGTGACGGAACGAAGTCAAGCGGTGTTGTTAAGATCGCAAAAGACTTAGATGAGACACTGGAAGGAAAAAATGTACTGATCGTGGAGGATATTATTGACTCCGGAAGAACATTATATTATCTGATGGACATCTTATCTAAGAGAAATCCAAAGAGCATGAAGCTCTGTACGCTTCTGGATAAACCGGAAAGAAGAGTAAAAGATGTAAAAGTAGATTATGTCGGATTCAATATCCCGGACGAATTCGTTGTGGGATATGGACTGGATTAC